A part of Gadus morhua chromosome 17, gadMor3.0, whole genome shotgun sequence genomic DNA contains:
- the camta2 gene encoding calmodulin-binding transcription activator 2 isoform X5, which translates to MFPIHRHEHQEDGFHGNRQVNMKVFVPHKLAECIPRSTSLPKERLRWNSNEEIASFLISFEKHEEWLSYTLKTRPANGSIILYNRKKVKYRKDGYCWKKRKDGKTTREDHMKLKVQGIECLYGCYVHSSLVPTFHRRCYWLLQNPDIVLVHYLNVPSLEDSGKCGPLLCAVSDRHDSLRWSRDDLVNQLKPMFHSMKWTLGSHVGASVDLSVEQLVQHILDRQQTKPQPRTHSCLCTNTLVSPGGAEIPHRCNSTKHRIISPKLPPSPLPSESGDGGGGENRPPHLQIQRSPRPTNEIPLTSSPPSSSSPPPPRLSTATVAVSNHYYGEQNNGVTTMALPQNAVIVMATTTTTTAGAAAALSGKGCGPPPSPPPASSLSLTLLPSPVMGGLLLTPSPTPSPAPPPFDPDAFLNFPKQGQTYGGPTSSLTPSTPPSSPPLSLSSLSSAEAERRDGDRDPALSLPLSPSQVSPPPPPPPPPALLPFCVELTPCREEDTLPPLQPSHASTGSTQRQPPQSTTDPPLGQNGHGPPTQLPVANQTQPTRDLCSSSLATAPIVTPPSQMTLPPSPATNQHLLHGQERAMEREETRERGANSPSQASLHANPQTMVIPHASPGLANPQTLLRPHVIPQTMVSPHANTGLANPQTMDSPYANTSLANPHTMDSPYANASLANPHTMDSPYASTRLANPQTMISPHSCTSLANPPTMASPHASSSNPVQVKEEKGRELDCEDTPMDTHSATEEEERGGGEELELSFDSQFPDLISELITGVAPPPSPGPAPAPGPAPPGVFPSGVRYMVPPQPSPSSSFLSFPLLPSSSSSSSSSSSSSSSSRLAVITDFSPDWSYPEGGVKVLITGPWGDLSGRYSCLFDQSSVPASLIQPGVLRCYCPAHEAGLVCLQVVESGGAVSSSVLFEYRARNTTSLPSSQLDWLSLDDNQFRMSILERLEHMERRMAQMASRDQQHPQHQRQLSTQEQSQGFERRLVTVCEQMMRMGGGGERLHHSVRHRGMTLLHLAAAQGYTHLIHTLISWRSVTRDSLDLEEEVDPLNVDHFSCTPLMWACALGHQGAAEVLYRWDSSALGRPDSLGRLPLAVARSRGHTRLATCLEDLHTQLPLSPLSTSPDTGLSSASSLASPADPASPSPSSAYSSAPTPMDTSSPSLSPLSPPSPLPSQSLSPLSPPSLSPLSPPSPPPSQSLSPLSPPSLSPPTPPPSQPLSFLLPPSQLWANAAQQSQCLNPTVMMDYESSLSPSPLEDGLLTNSGNPENHDEEEEEEELTKELLQVDMALLAEQIVEATPERIKREDFARGAETPLASPPDPWLATYLATMETPPPRRVCPPSPFSTLALQKLRPPSSATWAEFLNASTNGRMERDFALLTLSDSEQRELYEAARIIQTAFRRYKGRRLKEQQDMAAAVIQRCYRKYKQYALYKKMTQAAILIQSKFRSYYEQKRFQQSRRAAVLIQQYYRSYKEYERLKQGPHNPRLKGSFLTKKQDQAARKIMRFLRRCRNRIKELKQMKELERRGLTT; encoded by the exons ATGTTCCCGATCCATCGTCATGAGCACCAAGAAGATGGTTTCCACGGAAACAG ACAGGTGAACATGAAGGTGTTTGTACCCCACAAGCTGGCTGAATGCATTCCTCGCTCCACCAGCCTGCCTAAAGAACGCCTGCGATGGAACTCTAACGAG gaAATTGCTTCTTTTCTAATTTCCTTCGAGAAACACGAAGAGTGGCTCTCCTACACCTTAAAAACCAG ACCGGCCAATGGCAGCATCATATTATACAACAGGAAGAAGGTGAAGTACAGGAAAGATGGCTACTGCTGGAAGAAACGCAAGGATGGAAAAACCACCAGGGAAGACCACATGAAACTCAAAGTCCAGGGCATAGAG TGTCTCTACGGTTGCTATGTCCATTCCTCCCTCGTGCCAACATTCCATAGACGATGTTACTGGTTGCTACAG AATCCAGACATCGTATTGGTCCACTACCTTAACGTGCCATCTCTAGAGGATTCTGGTAAATGCGGTCCGTTGCTGTGTGCGGTGTCGGACCGCCATGACAGTCTGCGCTGGAGCAGAGACGACCTCGTCAACCAGCTGAAACCCATGT TCCACAGCATGAAGTGGACGCTGGGCTCCCATGTGGGCGCCTCCGTGGACCTGAGTGTGGAGCAGCTGGTCCAACACATCCTGGACCGCCAGCAGACCAAACCACAGCCCCGAACACACAGCTGTCTCTGTACCAACACCCTGG tgTCCCCTGGGGGGGCTGAGATCCCCCATCGATGTAACAGCACCAAGCATCGCATCATCTCCCCCAaactccccccgtcccccctcccttctgagTCCGGcgatggtggagggggagagaacagACCCCCCCACTTGCAGATCCAGCGCAGCCCCCGACCGACCAATGAGatacctctgacctcctcccccccctccag ctcctccccacccccacctcggCTCTCAACGGCGACCGTTGCCGTGAGCAACCATTATTATGGCGAGCAGAACAACGGGGTGACGACCATGGCGCTGCCTCAGAACGCCGTTATCGTCATGGCAACAACAACCACGACGACGGCGGGGGCGGCCGCAGCCCTCTCTGGGAAGGGGTgcggcccccctccctcccctccccccgcatCCAGCCTCTCGCTcacactcctcccctctcctgtgaTGGGAGGTctgctcctcaccccctcccccaccccgtccccggccccccctcccttcGACCCCGACGCGTTCCTCAACTTCCCCAAGCAGGGTCAGACCTACGGCgggcccacctcctccctcaccccttccactcccccttcctcccctcccctctccctctcctcgctctcctcggccgaagcagagaggagagacggggACAGGgatcctgccctctctctccccctctccccctcccaggtctctcctcctcctccgcctccccctccccccgccctcctcccgtTCTGCGTGGAGCTGACCCCCTGCCGGGAGGAGGACACCCTGCCACCCCTCCAG CCAAGCCACGCCTCCACGGGCTCAACACAACGGCAACCGCCCCAAAGCACCACCGACCCACCACTGGGTCAGAATGGACATGGTCCGCCCACTCAGCTCCCGGTGGCCAATCAGACACAGCCAACCAGAGACCTTTGTTCCTCCTCCTTGGCAACCGCACCAATAGTCACGCCTCCTTCTCAGATGACCCTGCCCCCTTCTCCAGCGACCAATCAGCATCTTCTCCACGGCCAGGAGAGGGCgatggagagggaagagacCAGGGAGCGCGGAGCCAATTCTCCAAGTCAGGCTAGCCTGCATGCTAATCCCCAAACCATGGTTATTCCCCATGCTAGCCCCGGCCTTGCTAACCCACAAACCCTGCTTCGCCCACATGTAATACCCCAAACTATGGTAAGCCCCCATGCTAACACTGGCCTTGCTAACCCCCAAACCATGGACAGCCCCTATGCTAACACAAGCCTTGCTAACCCCCACACCATGGACAGCCCCTATGCTAACGCAAGCCTTGCTAACCCCCACACCATGGACAGCCCCTACGCTAGCACTCGCTTGGCTAACCCCCAAACCATGATAAGCCCTCATTCTTGCACTAGCCTGGCTAATCCCCCAACCATGGCTAGCCCACATGCTAGCAGTAGCAACCCGGTtcaggtgaaggaggagaaggggcggGAGCTGGACTGTGAGGACACGCCCATGGATACGCACTCGGcaacagaagaggaggagcggggcggAGGGGAGGAGCTAGAGCTGTCGTTTGACAGCCAGTTCCCCGACCTCATCTCGGAGCTCATCACAggggtggccccgccccctagccctggccccgcccccgcccccggacCCGCTCCCCCAGGAGTCTTCCCCTCGGGGGTCCGCTACATGGTGCCCCCCCAACCATCCCCCTCCTCATCgtttctctccttccccctccttccctcctcctcctcctcctcttcctcctcctcctcctcctcctcctcctcacgcctGGCTGTCATCACAGACTTCTCCCCAGACTGGTCCTACCCAGAG ggGGGTGTGAAGGTGCTGATCACCGGGCCCTGGGGGGACCTGAGTGGACGTTACTCCTGTCTGTTCGACCAGAGCTCTGTCCCGGCCTCACTGATCCAACCGGGAGTACTGCGCTGCTACTGCCCAG CCCACGAGGCTGGTCTGGTGTGTCTTCAGGTGGTGGAGTCTGGAGGCGCCGTCTCCTCGTCAGTGCTGTTTGAGTACCGGGCCCGGAACACCACCTCTCTGCCCAGCTCCCAGCTGGACTGGCTGTCCCTGGACG acAACCAGTTTAGGATGTCCATCTTGGAGAGGCTGGAGCATATGGAGCGACGCATGGCTCAGATGGCCTCCCGCGAccagcagcacccccagcaccagcgGCAGCTCAGTACACAAGAGCAGAGCCAG ggcttcGAGAGGCGTCTGGTCACAGTGTGTGAACAGATGAtgaggatgggaggaggaggagagaggcttcATCATTCTGTCCGTCACCGAGGGATGACCCTCCTTCACCTGGCCGCCGCCCAGGGATACACACACCTGATCCACACGCTGATCTCCTGGAG gAGTGTCACCAGGGACAGTctggacctggaggaggaggtcgacCCTCTCAACGTAGACCACTTCTCCTGCACCCCTCTG ATGTGGGCCTGTGCTCTGGGCCACCAGGGCGCGGCGGAGGTGCTCTACCGCTGGGACAGCTCCGCCCTGGGACGCCCCGACTCGCTGGGCCGCCTCCCCCTGGCGGTGGCGCGGTCCCGGGGCCACACGCGCCTCGCCACCTGCCTGGAGGACCTGCACACCCagctccccctgtcccccctctccaccaGTCCAGACACag GTCTGAGTTCAGCCAGTAGCCTGGCTTCTCCTGCTGACCCCGCCTCCCCGTCTCCGAGCTCCGCCTACTCCAGCGCCCCCACACCCATggacacctcctccccctctctctcccccctctcccctccctctcccctcccctcccagtctctctcccccctctcccctccgtctctctcccccctctctcctccctctcctcccccctctcagtctctctcccccctgtcccctccctctctctcccctcccactcctcccccctcccagcctctctccttcctcctccccccgagCCAGCTGTGGGCCAACGCAGCGCAGCAATCACAGT GTTTGAATCCTACGGTAATGATGGACTACGAGAGCAGTTTGTCCCCGTCTCCACTGGAGGACGGCCTTCTGACCAACAGCGGGAACCCTGAGAACcacgacgaggaagaggaggaagaggagctgacCAAGGAGCtactacag GTGGACATGGCACTGCTGGCGGAGCAGATCGTCGAGGCGACCCCGGAGCGAATCAAACGGGAGGATTTCGCCAGGGGGGCGGAGACACCCCTCGCCTCCCCCCCAGACCCGTGGCTGGCGACCTACCTGGCAACCATGGAAACGCCCCCGCCGAG gcgtgtgtgccccccctctcccttcagcACCCTGGCTCTTCAGAAGTTAAGACCGCCCTCCTCGGCCACGTGGGCGGAGTTCCTCAATGCCTCGACCAatgggaggatggagagggactTTGCTCTGTTGACTCTGAGTGACAGCGAGCAAAGGGAGCTGTATGAGGCAGCCAGAATCATTCAGACCGCCTTCCGGCGCTACAAG GGTCGGAGGTTAAAGGAGCAGCAGGACATGGCTGCCGCTGTTATCCAGAGATGCTACAGGAAATataagcag
- the camta2 gene encoding calmodulin-binding transcription activator 2 isoform X6, producing the protein MFPIHRHEHQEDGFHGNRQVNMKVFVPHKLAECIPRSTSLPKERLRWNSNEEIASFLISFEKHEEWLSYTLKTRPANGSIILYNRKKVKYRKDGYCWKKRKDGKTTREDHMKLKVQGIECLYGCYVHSSLVPTFHRRCYWLLQNPDIVLVHYLNVPSLEDSGKCGPLLCAVSDRHDSLRWSRDDLVNQLKPMFHSMKWTLGSHVGASVDLSVEQLVQHILDRQQTKPQPRTHSCLCTNTLVSPGGAEIPHRCNSTKHRIISPKLPPSPLPSESGDGGGGENRPPHLQIQRSPRPTNEIPLTSSPPSSSSPPPPRLSTATVAVSNHYYGEQNNGVTTMALPQNAVIVMATTTTTTAGAAAALSGKGCGPPPSPPPASSLSLTLLPSPVMGGLLLTPSPTPSPAPPPFDPDAFLNFPKQGQTYGGPTSSLTPSTPPSSPPLSLSSLSSAEAERRDGDRDPALSLPLSPSQVSPPPPPPPPPALLPFCVELTPCREEDTLPPLQPSHASTGSTQRQPPQSTTDPPLGQNGHGPPTQLPVANQTQPTRDLCSSSLATAPIVTPPSQMTLPPSPATNQHLLHGQERAMEREETRERGANSPSQASLHANPQTMVIPHASPGLANPQTLLRPHVIPQTMVSPHANTGLANPQTMDSPYANTSLANPHTMDSPYANASLANPHTMDSPYASTRLANPQTMISPHSCTSLANPPTMASPHASSSNPVQVKEEKGRELDCEDTPMDTHSATEEEERGGGEELELSFDSQFPDLISELITGVAPPPSPGPAPAPGPAPPGVFPSGVRYMVPPQPSPSSSFLSFPLLPSSSSSSSSSSSSSSSSRLAVITDFSPDWSYPEGGVKVLITGPWGDLSGRYSCLFDQSSVPASLIQPGVLRCYCPAHEAGLVCLQVVESGGAVSSSVLFEYRARNTTSLPSSQLDWLSLDDNQFRMSILERLEHMERRMAQMASRDQQHPQHQRQLSTQEQSQGFERRLVTVCEQMMRMGGGGERLHHSVRHRGMTLLHLAAAQGYTHLIHTLISWRSVTRDSLDLEEEVDPLNVDHFSCTPLMWACALGHQGAAEVLYRWDSSALGRPDSLGRLPLAVARSRGHTRLATCLEDLHTQLPLSPLSTSPDTGLSSASSLASPADPASPSPSSAYSSAPTPMDTSSPSLSPLSPPSPLPSQSLSPLSPPSLSPLSPPSPPPSQSLSPLSPPSLSPPTPPPSQPLSFLLPPSQLWANAAQQSQCLNPTVMMDYESSLSPSPLEDGLLTNSGNPENHDEEEEEEELTKELLQVDMALLAEQIVEATPERIKREDFARGAETPLASPPDPWLATYLATMETPPPRRVCPPSPFSTLALQKLRPPSSATWAEFLNASTNGRMERDFALLTLSDSEQRELYEAARIIQTAFRRYKGRRLKEQQDMAAAVIQRCYRKYKQLTWIALKYALYKKMTQAAILIQSKFRSYYEQKRFQQSRRAAVLIQQYYRSYKEGSFLTKKQDQAARKIMRFLRRCRNSDCRIKELKQMKELERRGLTT; encoded by the exons ATGTTCCCGATCCATCGTCATGAGCACCAAGAAGATGGTTTCCACGGAAACAG ACAGGTGAACATGAAGGTGTTTGTACCCCACAAGCTGGCTGAATGCATTCCTCGCTCCACCAGCCTGCCTAAAGAACGCCTGCGATGGAACTCTAACGAG gaAATTGCTTCTTTTCTAATTTCCTTCGAGAAACACGAAGAGTGGCTCTCCTACACCTTAAAAACCAG ACCGGCCAATGGCAGCATCATATTATACAACAGGAAGAAGGTGAAGTACAGGAAAGATGGCTACTGCTGGAAGAAACGCAAGGATGGAAAAACCACCAGGGAAGACCACATGAAACTCAAAGTCCAGGGCATAGAG TGTCTCTACGGTTGCTATGTCCATTCCTCCCTCGTGCCAACATTCCATAGACGATGTTACTGGTTGCTACAG AATCCAGACATCGTATTGGTCCACTACCTTAACGTGCCATCTCTAGAGGATTCTGGTAAATGCGGTCCGTTGCTGTGTGCGGTGTCGGACCGCCATGACAGTCTGCGCTGGAGCAGAGACGACCTCGTCAACCAGCTGAAACCCATGT TCCACAGCATGAAGTGGACGCTGGGCTCCCATGTGGGCGCCTCCGTGGACCTGAGTGTGGAGCAGCTGGTCCAACACATCCTGGACCGCCAGCAGACCAAACCACAGCCCCGAACACACAGCTGTCTCTGTACCAACACCCTGG tgTCCCCTGGGGGGGCTGAGATCCCCCATCGATGTAACAGCACCAAGCATCGCATCATCTCCCCCAaactccccccgtcccccctcccttctgagTCCGGcgatggtggagggggagagaacagACCCCCCCACTTGCAGATCCAGCGCAGCCCCCGACCGACCAATGAGatacctctgacctcctcccccccctccag ctcctccccacccccacctcggCTCTCAACGGCGACCGTTGCCGTGAGCAACCATTATTATGGCGAGCAGAACAACGGGGTGACGACCATGGCGCTGCCTCAGAACGCCGTTATCGTCATGGCAACAACAACCACGACGACGGCGGGGGCGGCCGCAGCCCTCTCTGGGAAGGGGTgcggcccccctccctcccctccccccgcatCCAGCCTCTCGCTcacactcctcccctctcctgtgaTGGGAGGTctgctcctcaccccctcccccaccccgtccccggccccccctcccttcGACCCCGACGCGTTCCTCAACTTCCCCAAGCAGGGTCAGACCTACGGCgggcccacctcctccctcaccccttccactcccccttcctcccctcccctctccctctcctcgctctcctcggccgaagcagagaggagagacggggACAGGgatcctgccctctctctccccctctccccctcccaggtctctcctcctcctccgcctccccctccccccgccctcctcccgtTCTGCGTGGAGCTGACCCCCTGCCGGGAGGAGGACACCCTGCCACCCCTCCAG CCAAGCCACGCCTCCACGGGCTCAACACAACGGCAACCGCCCCAAAGCACCACCGACCCACCACTGGGTCAGAATGGACATGGTCCGCCCACTCAGCTCCCGGTGGCCAATCAGACACAGCCAACCAGAGACCTTTGTTCCTCCTCCTTGGCAACCGCACCAATAGTCACGCCTCCTTCTCAGATGACCCTGCCCCCTTCTCCAGCGACCAATCAGCATCTTCTCCACGGCCAGGAGAGGGCgatggagagggaagagacCAGGGAGCGCGGAGCCAATTCTCCAAGTCAGGCTAGCCTGCATGCTAATCCCCAAACCATGGTTATTCCCCATGCTAGCCCCGGCCTTGCTAACCCACAAACCCTGCTTCGCCCACATGTAATACCCCAAACTATGGTAAGCCCCCATGCTAACACTGGCCTTGCTAACCCCCAAACCATGGACAGCCCCTATGCTAACACAAGCCTTGCTAACCCCCACACCATGGACAGCCCCTATGCTAACGCAAGCCTTGCTAACCCCCACACCATGGACAGCCCCTACGCTAGCACTCGCTTGGCTAACCCCCAAACCATGATAAGCCCTCATTCTTGCACTAGCCTGGCTAATCCCCCAACCATGGCTAGCCCACATGCTAGCAGTAGCAACCCGGTtcaggtgaaggaggagaaggggcggGAGCTGGACTGTGAGGACACGCCCATGGATACGCACTCGGcaacagaagaggaggagcggggcggAGGGGAGGAGCTAGAGCTGTCGTTTGACAGCCAGTTCCCCGACCTCATCTCGGAGCTCATCACAggggtggccccgccccctagccctggccccgcccccgcccccggacCCGCTCCCCCAGGAGTCTTCCCCTCGGGGGTCCGCTACATGGTGCCCCCCCAACCATCCCCCTCCTCATCgtttctctccttccccctccttccctcctcctcctcctcctcttcctcctcctcctcctcctcctcctcctcacgcctGGCTGTCATCACAGACTTCTCCCCAGACTGGTCCTACCCAGAG ggGGGTGTGAAGGTGCTGATCACCGGGCCCTGGGGGGACCTGAGTGGACGTTACTCCTGTCTGTTCGACCAGAGCTCTGTCCCGGCCTCACTGATCCAACCGGGAGTACTGCGCTGCTACTGCCCAG CCCACGAGGCTGGTCTGGTGTGTCTTCAGGTGGTGGAGTCTGGAGGCGCCGTCTCCTCGTCAGTGCTGTTTGAGTACCGGGCCCGGAACACCACCTCTCTGCCCAGCTCCCAGCTGGACTGGCTGTCCCTGGACG acAACCAGTTTAGGATGTCCATCTTGGAGAGGCTGGAGCATATGGAGCGACGCATGGCTCAGATGGCCTCCCGCGAccagcagcacccccagcaccagcgGCAGCTCAGTACACAAGAGCAGAGCCAG ggcttcGAGAGGCGTCTGGTCACAGTGTGTGAACAGATGAtgaggatgggaggaggaggagagaggcttcATCATTCTGTCCGTCACCGAGGGATGACCCTCCTTCACCTGGCCGCCGCCCAGGGATACACACACCTGATCCACACGCTGATCTCCTGGAG gAGTGTCACCAGGGACAGTctggacctggaggaggaggtcgacCCTCTCAACGTAGACCACTTCTCCTGCACCCCTCTG ATGTGGGCCTGTGCTCTGGGCCACCAGGGCGCGGCGGAGGTGCTCTACCGCTGGGACAGCTCCGCCCTGGGACGCCCCGACTCGCTGGGCCGCCTCCCCCTGGCGGTGGCGCGGTCCCGGGGCCACACGCGCCTCGCCACCTGCCTGGAGGACCTGCACACCCagctccccctgtcccccctctccaccaGTCCAGACACag GTCTGAGTTCAGCCAGTAGCCTGGCTTCTCCTGCTGACCCCGCCTCCCCGTCTCCGAGCTCCGCCTACTCCAGCGCCCCCACACCCATggacacctcctccccctctctctcccccctctcccctccctctcccctcccctcccagtctctctcccccctctcccctccgtctctctcccccctctctcctccctctcctcccccctctcagtctctctcccccctgtcccctccctctctctcccctcccactcctcccccctcccagcctctctccttcctcctccccccgagCCAGCTGTGGGCCAACGCAGCGCAGCAATCACAGT GTTTGAATCCTACGGTAATGATGGACTACGAGAGCAGTTTGTCCCCGTCTCCACTGGAGGACGGCCTTCTGACCAACAGCGGGAACCCTGAGAACcacgacgaggaagaggaggaagaggagctgacCAAGGAGCtactacag GTGGACATGGCACTGCTGGCGGAGCAGATCGTCGAGGCGACCCCGGAGCGAATCAAACGGGAGGATTTCGCCAGGGGGGCGGAGACACCCCTCGCCTCCCCCCCAGACCCGTGGCTGGCGACCTACCTGGCAACCATGGAAACGCCCCCGCCGAG gcgtgtgtgccccccctctcccttcagcACCCTGGCTCTTCAGAAGTTAAGACCGCCCTCCTCGGCCACGTGGGCGGAGTTCCTCAATGCCTCGACCAatgggaggatggagagggactTTGCTCTGTTGACTCTGAGTGACAGCGAGCAAAGGGAGCTGTATGAGGCAGCCAGAATCATTCAGACCGCCTTCCGGCGCTACAAG GGTCGGAGGTTAAAGGAGCAGCAGGACATGGCTGCCGCTGTTATCCAGAGATGCTACAGGAAATataagcag